In Thunnus maccoyii chromosome 11, fThuMac1.1, whole genome shotgun sequence, one genomic interval encodes:
- the olig2 gene encoding oligodendrocyte transcription factor 2, with product MDSDTSRVSSRPSSPEVDDIFMSTLKKSVHGFSGAVSSTQSDSPSEIPGLRGLSGSDEESLALRMSKKDRKLLSENELQSIRLKINSRERKRMHDLNVAMDGLREVMPYAHGPSVRKLSKIATLLLARNYILMLSNSLEEMKRLVSEIYGSSGHHGGFHPSACGTMTHAGPVPGHPAASHASHPAVHHPLLPPAVSTASLSAPGISAVTSVRPHHGLLKAPTAGAGPLGSSFQHWGVGTGMPCPCSMCQVPPPHVSSMSAVTMPRLTSDSK from the coding sequence ATGGACTCAGATACGAGCCGCGTGTCGAGCAGACCGTCTTCTCCCGAGGTCGATGACATCTTTATGTCCACCCTGAAGAAGTCCGTACACGGCTTCTCCGGGGCCGTGTCCTCCACACAGAGCGACTCTCCGTCGGAGATCCCCGGCCTGCGCGGCCTCTCCGGCAGCGACGAGGAGTCATTGGCCCTCCGGATGTCCAAGAAAGACCGTAAACTGCTGTCAGAGAACGAGCTGCAGTCGATCCGCCTCAAGATCAACAGCCGCGAGAGGAAACGGATGCACGACCTCAACGTGGCCATGGACGGGCTCCGGGAGGTCATGCCCTACGCGCACGGACCGTCGGTGCGCAAACTCTCCAAAATCGCCACCCTGCTGCTGGCTAGAAACTACATCCTGATGCTGAGTAACTCACTGGAGGAGATGAAGCGGCTGGTCAGTGAAATCTACGGCAGCAGCGGCCACCACGGCGGCTTCCACCCGTCAGCCTGTGGGACTATGACACACGCGGGACCCGTGCCGGGACACCCGGCAGCTTCCCACGCCTCACACCCGGCGGTGCACCACCCGCTCCTCCCGCCGGCCGTCTCCACCGCCTCTCTGTCCGCGCCCGGAATCTCCGCCGTCACCTCGGTCAGACCCCATCACGGACTCCTCAAAGCCCCCACGGCCGGTGCAGGGCCGCTAGGCAGCAGTTTCCAGCACTGGGGCGTTGGCACCGGGATGCCCTGTCCGTGCAGCATGTGCCAAGTCCCGCCTCCGCATGTGTCCAGCATGAGCGCCGTCACCATGCCGAGGCTGACCAGCGACTCCAAGTGA